From the Limisphaerales bacterium genome, one window contains:
- the xseB gene encoding exodeoxyribonuclease VII small subunit, protein MPSKGKKQAEVSFEDAVEKLESIVEEMESDELPLDKLLVRYEEGTKLVKACEEQLQSAETRITQLEKTLEDELVARPVTLRNDED, encoded by the coding sequence ATGCCAAGCAAGGGCAAAAAACAGGCGGAAGTTTCCTTTGAAGACGCCGTGGAGAAGTTGGAATCCATAGTGGAAGAAATGGAATCCGATGAGTTGCCACTGGATAAATTGCTGGTGCGATACGAGGAGGGTACGAAGCTGGTAAAAGCGTGCGAGGAGCAACTCCAATCCGCCGAGACACGAATCACGCAACTGGAAAAAACCTTGGAGGACGAATTAGTCGCGCGTCCCGTGACGCTGCGCAATGATGAGGATTAA